CTCGTCGGCGGCGCTGACCGGGTTCGGCCTGGACTCCCTGGCTGAGATCGTCTCGGCCGCGGCGGTGGCCTGGCAGTTCACCGCCAAGTCGGAGGCGGTGCGCCAGGCCCGGGAGAAGGTCGCGCTGCGGATCGTGGCCGGCTCGTTCTTCGTACTCGCCGTCTATGTCGCCGTGCATGCGATGATCGGCCTGGCCTCCGGGGAGGCGGGGCACTCGACCTCCGGTGTGGTGCTCGCCGGTGCGTCGCTGGTGGTGATGCCGTTGCTGTCGGCGGCGCAGCGCCGGGCCGGGCGCGAGCTGGGCTCGGCTTCGGCTGTCGCGGACTCCAAGCAGGCGCTGCTGTGTACGTATCTGGCCGCCGCGCTGCTGGCCGGGCTGTTCGCCAACCTCGCCCTGGGCTGGTGGTGGGCCGATCCGGTCGCCGCGCTGGCGATAGCCGCGGTCGCGGCCAGGGAGGGCCGGGAGGCCTGGCGGGGTCGGACATGCTGCCCCGGCTGCCCGTGAGTGTCCGGCCGCCGGTGCCGCCGGCGGCCGGGCGGGCGATCAGCAGTCCCGCAGGGTCGGGGACTGGTTGAGGAGCTGGGCGCGCTGCGAGGTGAACTTCGCGTAGGTGTCGCCGGTTTCGGCTCCCGCGGGGAAGGCGGCGACGCGGTGGCAGTTCTGGAACGCCAGCTTCACGCCGAAGTGCTGCTCCAGGCTGCCGCGGATGGCGTCGGAGGCCAGGGCGCGCAGCAGCTGCCCGCGCTCGGCCTCCGATGGCGGCGGGACCTGGTTGTCGGCGAACTCCGCGGTGCCGGACTTCAGGTCTTGCGCGAGGGAGGCCACCATGTCGTAGGCATACGGCAGGGAGGTGCGGACGGTGCCGAGAAACGCGGCTGGGTCCACCTCGCCGGCTTCGGCCTGGGCCAGCAGGTCAGGAGAGACATCCAGGGACATCAGAGCATTGCCTTTCTGGGGGTTCGGGTGGAGCATGACACAGATCACACGGGCGTGATTGCAAGGGCCTCCAAGAAGCCATGTGCGAAGTCGGGGTCGACCTGGGAGGCCAGGTCGACCCCGGTGGCTTTGTTCGCCCAGGCGCGGGCGTTGCGCAGGTGGAACTCCACGGCCTGGTCCTGGAACCGGGTCCAGTTCTTTCCCCGAGCATCGACAGCGTTGCGCAATACCCTGAGAACGTCGAGGTGTGCAGGCTCCATGGCATCCAGGCCGGCGGGCCGTCCCTGCTCTGCGGCGCGGACCCAGCCGGAGGTGCCGAAGCAGGCCAGCAGGTCATCGCCGACGTGCTCGCGCAGGAATTCCACGTCCTCAGGTCCGGTGACCTTGTTGCCGACCACGGCCAGGGCGACGTCGTAGCCGTCGGCGTAGTCGCGGTACTGCCGCCACACCGACACACCGCGCACAGTGGGCTCCGCGACCAGAAAGGTCAGGTCGAACCGGGTGAACAGCCCGGAGGCGAAGCAGTCGGCACCGGCGGTCATGTCGACGACCACATATTCGTCCTCGGCGTCGACCAGGTGGTTCAGGTACAGCTCCACCGCCCCGGTCTTGGAGTGGTAGCAGGCCACGCCCAGGTCGTCCTCGGCGAACGGGCCGCTGGCCAGCAACCGCAGGTTAGCAGCGGCGTCGATGCTCCAGTCGGTGTGGAAGGGGTCGTCCCCGCGCGGGCGCAGCAGCCGCGAGCCGCGGCCGGCCGGGGTGGTCTTCACCATGTTGGCGGCCGAGGCGATGCGTGGGTTGTCACCGCGCAGGAACTCCTTCGCCGCGGCCAGGTGCGCACCGAGGGCCGGGACCGCGGCGGCATCGGCCTCGCTCATACCGAGCGCGACGCCGAGGTGTTGGTTGATGTCGGCGTCGATCGCGATCACGGTCGCCGGTGATTCTCCGGAAGCCCCTTTGGCAGCCAGGTACCTGGCGAACATCGCGGACAGGGTGGTCTTGCCGCTGCCGCCTTTGCCCACGAACGCGATCTTCACAACGTTGCTCCACTACTGGCGATGAAAACTATTTTCAATAAACGGTAGCAGAGTGCTGCTTTGGACGACTGCGTATCGGCGTGATCCGCGGCGGATTCAGTCGTTCGGAGCAGCGCCGCCGTGGCAGTCGGCGCAGATCCCGGACAGTTCGATGACGTGCGCGACCTCGACGAAGCCCAGCCCGGCGGCGGTGTCGTGGGCCCAGCGCTCGATGGCCTGCGACGTGATCGGCACGCTGATCCCGCAGCCGCGGCACACCAGGTAGTGCTGGTGTTCGGCGGTGGTGCGGGTGCGGTAGTGCTGGATGCCCGCGACGTCGCGGAAGGTGTCGGCGGCTCCGGTCTGCACCAGAACGCTCAGCGTGCGGTAGACGGTGGTCAGGCCGATGCGGTGCCCGGCGTCGCGCATCGTGCGGTGCAGGTCCTGCACGGTGGTGAACTCCCCGTGCGCCCCCAGCGCTTCGGCGACGGCTTGCCGCTGCCGGGTGAAGTAGCGCTTGGAGCCGGGCGCGGTGCGTACGCCGCGCCCGGTCGGCAAATCAGTCATCGAAAACGCCGCTGGTCAGACGGTCGCCACGTCGGCGGCCGATGACCGGGCGGGGGCCGAGGCTTCGGTGGGCCGCCGGACGCGGCGCTGATGGATCGCGCGCCAGATGAGGGCGGCGGAGTAGACGACGGTGGCGACCGCAGTGATGGAGAAGCTCGGCGGCATCCGTGGGATGAGGTAAGCCAGTGTTAGCCCGGCCCACATCTCGCCGACGGCAAGCGCGATCGCCAGCGCGAAGCCACGCCAGGGCCGTTCGGTCAGGGCGAGCGCGGTCCCGGCCGGCGCGGCGATCAGGCCGAGCAGCAGCAGCGCGCCGACGGCCTGGGTGGCCTCGGCGGTCGCCGCGCCGACCAGCGCCAGGAACACGAAACCCAACACCTTGACCGGCACGCCGCGCGCGGCGGCCACGGCCTCGTCCAGCGTGGCGAACAGCAGTGGCCGGGCGATCAGCAGCATCAGTACCAGCACCGCGGCGCCGATCCACAGCACGGTCTGCGCCTGCGAGGCCGACAGGCCGAGGATCGAGCCGAACAGCACGTTGATCGTCGCCGATCCGTTGCCGGAGCCGGAGCGGTCGGTGGTGTACAGCGTCAGGAAGAACACCCCCAGGCCCAGGATCCAGGCGAACACGTTCCCGATCACCACGTCGTCGGCCCGGCCCCGTTTCCCCAGCGCCCCGAGCAGCAGCGCCACCGCGATAGTCGCGGCGAACAGCCCGATGCGCAGGTCCATCCCGAAAGCCAGGGCGGCCAGCGCGCCGGTGAACGCCACGTGCGACAGCGCGTCGCCGGTGAACACCTGCGCCCGCAGCACCAGAAAGAATCCGACCGCCCCGCAGGCCGCGGCGATCCCTGTCCCGCCGAGCAGCGCGTAGACCATGAACGGATGACTGAACATACTCATGAGACCCCCATTGCCTCGACCACGTGCCGGCCCATCGCCCGGCGCCGGGCGGCCAGCCCGACCAGGTTCGCCAGCAGGTAGCAGCCGAACGCGAACGTGGTGATCCAGAACCCGATCGGATACGGCGAGAAGTACGCCGCTCCCAGCCCGAACCAGGTCACCAGCACCGCGATCATGACAGTGAAGACCAGGCTGCGCGCCGGGCGTGCGGACAGTCGCTGCGCGGTGGCCGCGGGCATCACCAGCAGCGCGAACACCAGCAGCGACCCGGTGATCTGCGAGACCTCGGCGGTGGCCGCGCCCAGCAGCACCAGGAACGCCACGTTCAGCACCCGGGTCGGCACACCCCGGGCCGCGGCCACGGCCGGGTCCACTGAGGCGAACAGCAGCGGCCGCCCCGTCACCGCCATCGCACCCAGGACGACCACCGCCGCCGTGGCCAGGACCGCGACCTGGCCGGGGGTGACGCCGAGGAAGTTGCCGAATAGCAAGGCATTGACGCCATTGAGGAAGCCCTTGTACAGGGCGACAAACAGGATCCCGCACGCCAGCGTGAATGACTGCACCACGCCGGTCAGCGCCGACTCGGCCGCCAGCCCGCCGTTGCCGGGCCGCGCCAGCGCGGCGATCACGACGGCTGCGCCGATGCAGAACCCGAAATACCCCCACGAGGCGCTGATGCCGAGATAGACCGCGGCCGCGGCACCGGGGAACCCGGCGACGGCCACGGTGTGCCCCGCGAAGGACTGCCGCCGCAGCACCATGAACCAGCCGACCACGCCCGCAAGAATCGCGACGATGGTTCCGGCGCGGTAGGCGTTCACCATCGAGTCCAGCTGCCACATCTGCTGGATGTCGGATATCAGGTTCCACGACAGGCCGGAGTCAGCGGACATCGCCGGCCCCCGATCCGTGCCGGTCGCTGTGCAGCGCCGGGGCCTCCGGGCCGCCGACCACCACCAGCCGTCCGTCAGAGGCTTTCAACACCTCCACCGGCGTGCCGAACAGCCGGGTCAACGTCTCGGTGGTGATCACCTCCGCCGGTGTTCCGGAGGCCGCCCCGCCCTGCGCCAGATACACCGCCCGGTCCAAATACGGCAGGATCGGATTCACGTCGTGCGCGACCATCACCACCGCGACATCCTCCGACCGCGAGATCCGGCCGATCAGCGCCGCCACCGCCGCCTGGTTCGGCAGATCGAGGGAGTCCAGCGGCTCGTCCAACAGCAGCAGCCGCGGCCGGCGGATCAGGGCCTGAGCGATGAGCAGCCGCTGCTGCTCCCCGCCGGAGCACTCGCCGATCGGCCGCCGCGCGTAGGCGGAAGCGCCGACCAGCTCGATCACCTCATCCACCCGCGCCGCGGCTGCCCGCCGCTTTGTACTCCACCGGCCCGCACCCGGCAGCGGCAGACCCCAGCGGTCCCCGTCCAGACCAAGCCGCACCACATCGACGCCGCGGATCCGCAACGAGGCGTCGAAGCTGCGACGCTGCGGCAGGTACCCGATGCGTGCCCCGGCGTGACCGGCGGGCGCACCCAACACCTCGACCTGCCCGGAAGCGGCAGGGAGGACGCCCAGCAGCACCTTGATGAGCGTGGACTTGCCCACCCCGTTCGGGCCGAGCACCGCCACGAACTCCCCGCAGCGCACACTCAGATCCACCCCGGACCACAGCGTCCGCCCGCCGACGACCGCCGCCGTGCCACGCAGCCCGACGACCTCCTCGTGCTGCTCGTTCACCGGCTGCGCCCCGATGACACCGGCTCCCGTGTCCACGGACATCACGTCCTCCGCCGCCGCTCTCACCTCAGTGCCCCGCAGCCTGCGCCAGCGCCGTCTGCAGCGAGGTCAGCTCGGAGACCATCCAGTCCTGGAACGAGGCCCCAGCCGGCGACAGTGTCTCGGTCACCGTCGTCACCGGGATCCCTGCCGCTTTCGCCTCGGCCACCTGCGTGGCGATGTCCGGAGTGGAGTTTTGCGAGTTGTAGACGTAGACCTTGATCTGCTTGCCCTTGATCTGCGCGTCGATCGTGGACTTGTCCGCCACCGACGGGTCGTTGCCCTCGGAGATGTCCTTCAAGAACGAGTACGGCGTCAGCATCTTCAACCCGGTCGAGTCCGCCAGCGGCGAGACGATCGACTCCGATGCCCCGATCGGCACCCCGGCGTACTTGGCCTTGATGTCCGACTCC
This portion of the Catenulispora sp. MAP5-51 genome encodes:
- a CDS encoding cation transporter, whose product is MVALSVGPPGRRRVLRARIRLLTAATITWNLIEAAVALIAGAAASSAALTGFGLDSLAEIVSAAAVAWQFTAKSEAVRQAREKVALRIVAGSFFVLAVYVAVHAMIGLASGEAGHSTSGVVLAGASLVVMPLLSAAQRRAGRELGSASAVADSKQALLCTYLAAALLAGLFANLALGWWWADPVAALAIAAVAAREGREAWRGRTCCPGCP
- a CDS encoding SCO5389 family protein, with translation MSLDVSPDLLAQAEAGEVDPAAFLGTVRTSLPYAYDMVASLAQDLKSGTAEFADNQVPPPSEAERGQLLRALASDAIRGSLEQHFGVKLAFQNCHRVAAFPAGAETGDTYAKFTSQRAQLLNQSPTLRDC
- a CDS encoding ATP-binding protein, producing MKIAFVGKGGSGKTTLSAMFARYLAAKGASGESPATVIAIDADINQHLGVALGMSEADAAAVPALGAHLAAAKEFLRGDNPRIASAANMVKTTPAGRGSRLLRPRGDDPFHTDWSIDAAANLRLLASGPFAEDDLGVACYHSKTGAVELYLNHLVDAEDEYVVVDMTAGADCFASGLFTRFDLTFLVAEPTVRGVSVWRQYRDYADGYDVALAVVGNKVTGPEDVEFLREHVGDDLLACFGTSGWVRAAEQGRPAGLDAMEPAHLDVLRVLRNAVDARGKNWTRFQDQAVEFHLRNARAWANKATGVDLASQVDPDFAHGFLEALAITPV
- a CDS encoding Fur family transcriptional regulator, producing the protein MTDLPTGRGVRTAPGSKRYFTRQRQAVAEALGAHGEFTTVQDLHRTMRDAGHRIGLTTVYRTLSVLVQTGAADTFRDVAGIQHYRTRTTAEHQHYLVCRGCGISVPITSQAIERWAHDTAAGLGFVEVAHVIELSGICADCHGGAAPND
- a CDS encoding metal ABC transporter permease translates to MSMFSHPFMVYALLGGTGIAAACGAVGFFLVLRAQVFTGDALSHVAFTGALAALAFGMDLRIGLFAATIAVALLLGALGKRGRADDVVIGNVFAWILGLGVFFLTLYTTDRSGSGNGSATINVLFGSILGLSASQAQTVLWIGAAVLVLMLLIARPLLFATLDEAVAAARGVPVKVLGFVFLALVGAATAEATQAVGALLLLGLIAAPAGTALALTERPWRGFALAIALAVGEMWAGLTLAYLIPRMPPSFSITAVATVVYSAALIWRAIHQRRVRRPTEASAPARSSAADVATV
- a CDS encoding metal ABC transporter permease, yielding MSADSGLSWNLISDIQQMWQLDSMVNAYRAGTIVAILAGVVGWFMVLRRQSFAGHTVAVAGFPGAAAAVYLGISASWGYFGFCIGAAVVIAALARPGNGGLAAESALTGVVQSFTLACGILFVALYKGFLNGVNALLFGNFLGVTPGQVAVLATAAVVVLGAMAVTGRPLLFASVDPAVAAARGVPTRVLNVAFLVLLGAATAEVSQITGSLLVFALLVMPAATAQRLSARPARSLVFTVMIAVLVTWFGLGAAYFSPYPIGFWITTFAFGCYLLANLVGLAARRRAMGRHVVEAMGVS
- a CDS encoding metal ABC transporter ATP-binding protein — protein: MSVDTGAGVIGAQPVNEQHEEVVGLRGTAAVVGGRTLWSGVDLSVRCGEFVAVLGPNGVGKSTLIKVLLGVLPAASGQVEVLGAPAGHAGARIGYLPQRRSFDASLRIRGVDVVRLGLDGDRWGLPLPGAGRWSTKRRAAAARVDEVIELVGASAYARRPIGECSGGEQQRLLIAQALIRRPRLLLLDEPLDSLDLPNQAAVAALIGRISRSEDVAVVMVAHDVNPILPYLDRAVYLAQGGAASGTPAEVITTETLTRLFGTPVEVLKASDGRLVVVGGPEAPALHSDRHGSGAGDVR